A part of Streptomyces sp. NBC_01210 genomic DNA contains:
- a CDS encoding YihY/virulence factor BrkB family protein: MWQAKRDEQRPQDGEHRRAARGTDSEPDGGRPGPDPQVERDAPDDPTAMRKKSWRAVLKRTVAEFKDDELADRAAALTYYGVLALFPALLVLVSLLGIAGESATKRVLDNIKKMTPGPARDVVSNAIEQLQGNGGTGSVVAIVGLLVALWSASGYVAAFIRSSNAVYDVPEGRPVWKVLPVRLGVTLVLMTLACVSALIVVFTGGLAREVGTALGIGDTALTVWSIAKWPVLVVLVTIMIAILYWASPNAKGRGFKWITPGSFLALVIWMIASAGFALYVGNFASYNKTYGTLAGVIIFLVWLWITNLAILLGLEFDAEMVRERAIIGGHPKEEEPYVEPRDTRTWTDEERKEMGDR; the protein is encoded by the coding sequence ATGTGGCAGGCCAAGCGGGATGAGCAACGCCCGCAGGACGGCGAGCACCGGCGTGCGGCTCGTGGGACGGATTCGGAGCCGGACGGCGGTCGGCCAGGGCCGGATCCGCAGGTGGAGCGTGACGCTCCGGACGATCCGACAGCGATGCGGAAAAAGTCGTGGCGGGCGGTGCTGAAGCGGACGGTGGCGGAGTTCAAGGACGATGAGCTGGCTGACCGTGCAGCGGCGCTGACCTACTACGGGGTGCTGGCGCTCTTCCCCGCGCTGCTGGTCCTTGTCTCGCTGCTCGGCATCGCCGGTGAGTCGGCGACCAAAAGGGTTCTGGACAACATCAAGAAGATGACCCCCGGCCCGGCGCGGGATGTCGTCTCGAATGCGATCGAACAGCTCCAGGGCAACGGTGGCACCGGTTCGGTGGTGGCGATTGTCGGCCTGCTGGTCGCGCTGTGGTCGGCGTCGGGGTACGTGGCGGCGTTCATTCGCAGTTCCAATGCTGTCTATGACGTGCCTGAGGGCCGCCCGGTGTGGAAGGTGCTGCCGGTCCGGCTGGGCGTCACCCTGGTGCTGATGACCCTTGCCTGCGTCAGTGCGTTGATCGTGGTGTTCACCGGCGGTCTGGCCCGGGAGGTCGGTACGGCGCTGGGGATCGGGGACACGGCGCTGACGGTGTGGTCGATTGCCAAGTGGCCCGTCCTGGTGGTGCTGGTCACCATCATGATCGCGATCCTGTACTGGGCGTCACCGAACGCCAAGGGCCGCGGATTCAAGTGGATCACTCCGGGGAGTTTCCTGGCTCTGGTGATCTGGATGATCGCCTCGGCGGGCTTTGCGTTGTACGTGGGGAACTTCGCCTCCTACAACAAGACCTACGGGACCCTGGCCGGAGTGATCATCTTCCTGGTCTGGTTGTGGATCACGAATCTGGCGATCCTGCTCGGCCTGGAATTCGACGCGGAGATGGTCCGCGAACGCGCGATCATCGGCGGCCACCCCAAGGAGGAAGAGCCCTACGTGGAGCCGCGGGACACCCGCACGTGGACCGATGAGGAACGCAAGGAGATGGGCGACCGCTGA